In one Streptomyces venezuelae genomic region, the following are encoded:
- a CDS encoding amino acid ABC transporter permease, giving the protein MNVLLDHFAEFREGFIGTVWLTVASSVLALILGVVLAGFRVSPVPPLRFFGAAWVTLFRNTPLTLLFLTIWFAVPQVFDFGFDPWTKALIVLSVYTSSFVCEAVRSGINTVPLGQAEAARSLGMTFFQTLGTIVLPQAVRTVLPPLSSIFIALTKNSAIAGAFSVTELFGWQKVLSDQGFAIAWLFLWVALGYLVITFTISGLFRLLERSLEVAR; this is encoded by the coding sequence GTGAACGTACTGCTCGACCACTTCGCGGAATTCCGCGAGGGATTCATAGGCACGGTCTGGCTGACCGTGGCCAGCAGCGTGCTCGCGCTGATCCTTGGCGTCGTGCTCGCCGGCTTCCGGGTCTCGCCGGTACCGCCGCTGCGGTTCTTCGGCGCCGCCTGGGTCACCCTGTTCCGGAACACGCCGCTGACGCTGCTCTTCCTGACCATCTGGTTCGCCGTGCCGCAGGTCTTCGACTTCGGCTTCGACCCGTGGACCAAGGCGCTGATCGTGCTCAGCGTCTACACCTCGTCGTTCGTCTGCGAGGCCGTACGGTCCGGTATCAACACCGTCCCGCTCGGGCAGGCCGAGGCCGCCCGCTCGCTCGGCATGACGTTCTTCCAGACCCTCGGAACGATCGTCCTGCCCCAGGCCGTGCGCACCGTTCTGCCGCCGCTGAGCAGCATCTTCATCGCCCTGACCAAGAACTCGGCCATCGCGGGCGCCTTCAGCGTCACGGAGCTGTTCGGGTGGCAGAAGGTCCTCAGCGACCAGGGCTTCGCCATCGCCTGGCTCTTCCTCTGGGTGGCGCTCGGCTACCTCGTGATCACATTCACCATCAGCGGCCTGTTCCGGCTGCTCGAGCGGAGCCTGGAGGTCGCACGATGA
- a CDS encoding amino acid ABC transporter permease, with amino-acid sequence MSSSVLYDAPGPRARMRNRIYSVIGTLAIIGLITFVIMRLADRGHFASEVWNTFNYANVRIAIRDGIFTTLKVFALAGALSLVLGALLAVARASDHRAIRWLATGFIELFRAIPLLITIYALWVLFLTYKSDLGFVGENNGFWALVIGLAVYNGAVQAEVLRAGFNAVPRGQVEAAYALGLRKSQVMTMLLLPQAVRSMLPTIISQLVVTLKDTSLGYIITYAELLYAARQLANTTLVNGQYIYVPVIMVVGTIYVAMCMALSGLATWVEKRGRRAKTGIAVAAAAEPAEAPGALDPSDPKGPTVEAEQAAAKTDEPPGKSG; translated from the coding sequence ATGAGCTCCAGCGTCCTGTACGACGCCCCGGGCCCCAGGGCCCGGATGCGCAACCGCATCTACTCGGTCATCGGAACGCTCGCGATCATCGGCCTGATCACCTTCGTGATCATGCGGCTGGCCGACCGGGGCCACTTCGCGTCCGAGGTCTGGAACACCTTCAACTACGCCAACGTGCGGATCGCCATCCGTGACGGCATCTTCACCACGCTGAAGGTCTTCGCGCTCGCCGGTGCGCTGTCCCTGGTGCTCGGCGCCCTGCTCGCGGTCGCCCGCGCGTCGGACCACCGGGCGATCCGCTGGCTGGCCACGGGATTCATCGAGCTGTTCCGTGCCATCCCGCTGCTGATCACGATCTACGCCCTCTGGGTGCTCTTCCTCACCTACAAGAGTGACCTGGGATTCGTCGGCGAGAACAACGGCTTCTGGGCCCTGGTCATCGGTCTGGCCGTCTACAACGGCGCCGTGCAGGCAGAGGTGCTGCGAGCCGGTTTCAACGCCGTGCCGCGCGGCCAGGTGGAGGCGGCGTACGCACTGGGACTGCGCAAGTCCCAGGTGATGACGATGCTGCTGCTGCCGCAGGCGGTCAGGTCCATGCTGCCGACGATCATCAGCCAGCTGGTGGTCACGCTCAAGGACACCTCGCTCGGCTACATCATCACGTACGCGGAGCTCCTGTACGCGGCCCGACAGCTGGCCAACACGACCCTCGTCAACGGCCAGTACATCTACGTCCCGGTGATCATGGTCGTCGGCACGATCTACGTGGCGATGTGCATGGCGCTCTCCGGCCTGGCCACCTGGGTGGAGAAGCGCGGACGCCGCGCCAAGACGGGCATCGCCGTCGCCGCGGCAGCCGAGCCCGCCGAGGCTCCGGGGGCGCTCGACCCGTCCGACCCGAAGGGCCCGACGGTCGAGGCCGAGCAGGCGGCCGCCAAGACCGACGAACCGCCCGGCAAATCGGGCTGA
- a CDS encoding FAD-dependent monooxygenase yields MDPVIVVGAGPVGLALALALARHSVPTVVLDEGPGKDEQRPARTVVLRDDTAAFAERLAGHSFGDAETGARWTGWRSVRRKQLMRELDFDEATPAPLHLPQHELTAALREAIADERLVKVAVDSKLDSLEQDAGGVTAHTRGPKGTWWRGSYLVGCDGSRSTVRKLLDVRFPGRTAVERHAVAALRTELPWPGQALLHRMPPWRHGGAEVVGRPLAGGVWRLDWLLPPRGDLVTPDALVVRIRETLAGWCGGSTPPYELLDTGVHTVHHRLARRWRVGRAFLAGDAAHLLGALGTQGLDEGLRDADNLAWKLGLAWHHGARDALLDSYQVERRAGVAARLRAADQSLPALRGSKNLRSYVPGTARGHDTLLTDGHVGRGPLGAPSSYADSPLAPAPSESVTAVETEPGAPVADVRVTAPDGSFVQLRDRLGLGHLIVVLVAPGTMVWERRHWVTAGIMPRLAAAVTALPHAAELLVAESYPGAAAHSVLLVRPDGHLITALSGVRPAELYAAAETALGGPAPTGRGDGAGQSDSTVTGEQESSAGAARHSG; encoded by the coding sequence GTGGACCCGGTGATCGTCGTCGGCGCGGGCCCCGTCGGACTCGCGCTCGCACTCGCCCTCGCCCGCCACTCGGTGCCCACCGTCGTCCTCGACGAGGGACCCGGCAAGGACGAACAGCGACCCGCGCGGACCGTCGTCCTCCGGGACGACACCGCGGCGTTCGCCGAGCGCCTCGCGGGTCACTCGTTCGGCGACGCGGAAACAGGCGCACGGTGGACGGGCTGGCGCTCGGTGCGGCGCAAGCAACTGATGCGGGAGCTCGACTTCGACGAGGCGACCCCGGCGCCCCTGCACCTGCCGCAGCACGAGCTGACCGCCGCGCTGCGCGAGGCCATCGCCGACGAGCGGCTGGTCAAGGTCGCGGTGGACAGCAAACTCGACTCCCTGGAACAGGACGCCGGCGGCGTGACCGCCCACACCCGCGGCCCCAAGGGCACCTGGTGGCGCGGCAGTTACCTCGTGGGCTGCGACGGCTCGCGCTCCACGGTGCGCAAACTCCTCGACGTCCGCTTCCCGGGACGTACGGCCGTCGAACGACACGCCGTGGCCGCACTGCGCACGGAACTTCCCTGGCCCGGTCAGGCGTTGTTGCATCGGATGCCTCCGTGGCGCCACGGGGGCGCCGAGGTGGTGGGGCGGCCGCTGGCCGGCGGAGTGTGGCGGCTCGACTGGCTGCTGCCGCCGCGCGGCGACCTGGTGACGCCCGACGCCCTCGTCGTCCGCATCCGGGAGACCCTCGCGGGCTGGTGCGGGGGCTCCACACCGCCGTACGAACTCCTCGACACGGGCGTGCACACCGTCCACCACCGACTCGCCCGGCGGTGGCGGGTCGGCCGCGCCTTCCTCGCCGGTGACGCCGCGCACCTGCTCGGCGCGCTCGGCACCCAGGGGCTCGACGAAGGACTGCGGGACGCCGACAACCTGGCGTGGAAGCTGGGGCTCGCCTGGCACCACGGCGCGCGCGATGCGCTGCTCGACAGCTATCAGGTCGAGCGCCGGGCAGGTGTGGCCGCGCGGCTGCGCGCCGCCGACCAGTCGCTGCCCGCGCTGCGCGGCAGCAAGAACCTGCGCTCGTACGTCCCCGGAACCGCCCGCGGGCACGACACGCTCCTCACGGACGGTCACGTGGGGCGCGGCCCCCTGGGCGCCCCCTCGTCGTACGCCGATTCCCCGCTGGCACCCGCTCCGTCGGAGTCCGTCACCGCGGTCGAGACGGAGCCGGGCGCTCCGGTCGCCGATGTACGGGTGACGGCGCCGGACGGGTCCTTCGTTCAGCTGCGCGACCGCCTCGGCCTCGGGCACCTGATCGTCGTCCTCGTCGCGCCGGGCACCATGGTGTGGGAGCGGCGGCACTGGGTGACCGCCGGGATCATGCCGCGGCTCGCCGCCGCGGTCACGGCCCTGCCGCACGCGGCCGAGCTGCTCGTCGCGGAGAGCTACCCCGGTGCCGCGGCCCACTCGGTCCTGCTCGTGCGCCCCGACGGCCACCTGATCACCGCACTGTCCGGGGTACGTCCGGCCGAGCTGTACGCGGCGGCCGAGACGGCACTGGGAGGTCCCGCTCCGACAGGGCGCGGGGACGGCGCGGGGCAGTCCGACAGCACGGTCACGGGCGAGCAGGAGAGCTCGGCGGGGGCGGCACGGCATTCGGGATGA
- a CDS encoding putative leader peptide, producing the protein MHLWRRVHMDLVRYAGCVCHLSC; encoded by the coding sequence GTGCACCTGTGGCGGAGGGTCCATATGGACCTCGTCCGCTACGCAGGCTGCGTGTGTCACCTGTCCTGCTGA
- a CDS encoding cysteine dioxygenase translates to MSVAPSSAAPAPTRSSAPTAAELLAFVRRTAADSELIASLPLDPEGRTWVRLEGPGGSEAWLIGWPPGTGTGWHDHAESVGAFLTAAGTLKENSLAARLPTDGWKTLELSDDVDRERELTPGEGRAFGRNHVHEVLNESTTEHAVSVHAYYPPLPRIRRYSRTGDVLRLESVERPEDWQ, encoded by the coding sequence GTGTCTGTTGCCCCTTCCTCCGCCGCGCCCGCGCCGACGCGCTCCTCGGCACCCACCGCCGCCGAACTCCTCGCCTTCGTCCGTCGCACCGCGGCGGACTCCGAACTCATCGCCTCCTTGCCCCTCGACCCCGAGGGCCGTACCTGGGTACGGCTGGAGGGGCCCGGCGGCAGCGAGGCCTGGCTGATCGGCTGGCCGCCCGGCACCGGCACCGGCTGGCACGACCACGCGGAATCAGTCGGCGCCTTCCTCACCGCGGCGGGCACCCTCAAGGAGAACTCCCTGGCCGCGCGCCTGCCCACCGATGGGTGGAAGACCCTGGAGCTCTCCGACGACGTGGACCGCGAACGGGAGTTGACGCCCGGCGAGGGCCGCGCCTTCGGCCGGAACCACGTGCACGAGGTGCTCAACGAGTCGACGACCGAGCATGCCGTCTCCGTGCACGCGTACTACCCGCCGCTGCCACGGATCCGCCGCTACAGCCGTACCGGTGACGTGCTCCGCCTGGAGTCAGTCGAGCGCCCTGAGGACTGGCAGTGA
- a CDS encoding rhodanese-like domain-containing protein, with product MSDEQAVGDDRPVGIDELLERVRLDLDRLSPEEAYQTAEAGGLLVDIRYAALRERDGLIPGALVVERNELEWRLDPQGSHRAPEATGHDLPVVVICNEGYASSLAAVSLRQLGLRHATDLTGGFQAWRAAGLPVVTTES from the coding sequence GTGAGCGACGAACAGGCAGTGGGCGACGACCGGCCGGTGGGCATCGACGAGTTGCTGGAGCGCGTACGGCTCGACCTCGACCGGCTCTCTCCGGAGGAGGCGTACCAAACCGCCGAGGCCGGTGGCCTGCTGGTCGACATCCGCTATGCGGCGCTGCGGGAGCGGGACGGGCTGATCCCCGGCGCACTCGTCGTCGAGCGCAATGAGTTGGAGTGGCGCCTCGATCCCCAGGGCAGTCATCGTGCTCCGGAGGCCACGGGCCACGATCTGCCCGTCGTCGTCATCTGCAACGAGGGATACGCGTCCAGCCTCGCGGCCGTCTCCTTGCGGCAGTTGGGGCTCCGCCACGCCACCGACCTCACGGGAGGCTTCCAGGCGTGGCGGGCGGCGGGGCTGCCCGTGGTGACCACCGAGTCATGA
- a CDS encoding ABC transporter permease — protein sequence MMLRYALQTVRDRKGGFVGAFLALMCAAALITACGTLLETGLRGTIKTERYAAAPVIVSADQNVHQTTIKHKKGKTKVKHKAKPIAERAWLRADAIERRIKSAPGVGSVVPELTFIAQPMKPGSTTGAGPADGGDTPTYGHAWESAALTPFRLVDGKAPRTSHDLVIDRGLAERAGLRPGDRLTVQSTQSPRDYRITGVAAPENGALRHQTSLFFSSEEAERLAAHPGKITAFGVVPTDGTTVTELKKAVEQAVEGTSAQVSAEDDRGPVEFLDAAGARVKLVSMGGAMGGTSLLVAVLVVVGTFALSIQQRHRELALLRAVAATPKQIRRLLGREAVIVGGVAGAVGALAGLPLGGWLHERFVATGAVPATLERTVSVFPPLVAVGAAVLGAWAAARIAGRRVVRIRPAQALSEARVERRRPAWSRIVAGLVLLVGGVVLVAVLSVLRTEAASTPVTFLTVVVFAGAIALLGPFVVRAAAALLRGPLRMTGPGGKLAHANLRGNAARMAAVVTPLALLTGMACTVLFVQPTLDDAARAQARDGIRANWVLAAQGPGVPAQAARKLRTTGGVEAATEVVRTTVRVGLDKYPAQGVTPENLARTWDPDVTAGSIEDLGAEDVAVSELAADRLGLKPGSTLKLTLGDGTKTELTVRAIYARGLGFGDLTMAHDLVAGHVDNPLAATVLVRSDRTQEQLAAAVDEFPGLSVLTPAAADSLQTESRRTNAEVNLLAMGLVLAFTAIAVVNTLAMSVSERIREFAMLRLAGATRRQVLRMLRTEALAVLLIGTALGSGVALAVLTAFSIGMTGSAAPTVVPLVYVSVLAVAGLLALTATALPGRAALRPRPVTVATAKE from the coding sequence ATGATGCTGCGCTACGCACTGCAGACCGTCAGGGACCGCAAGGGCGGATTCGTCGGCGCCTTCCTCGCGCTGATGTGCGCCGCGGCCCTGATCACGGCCTGCGGCACTCTCCTGGAAACCGGTCTGCGCGGCACGATCAAGACCGAGCGCTACGCCGCGGCCCCCGTGATCGTCTCCGCCGATCAGAACGTGCACCAGACCACGATCAAGCACAAGAAGGGCAAGACCAAGGTCAAGCACAAGGCGAAACCGATCGCCGAACGCGCGTGGCTGCGGGCCGACGCCATCGAGCGCAGGATCAAGAGCGCCCCGGGAGTCGGCTCGGTCGTCCCCGAACTCACCTTCATCGCGCAGCCGATGAAGCCCGGATCCACCACGGGAGCGGGGCCTGCCGACGGGGGCGACACACCCACGTACGGGCACGCCTGGGAGTCCGCCGCCCTCACCCCCTTCCGTCTCGTCGACGGCAAGGCCCCGCGGACCTCGCACGATCTCGTGATCGACCGCGGCCTCGCCGAACGGGCGGGGCTGCGCCCCGGCGACCGCCTCACCGTCCAGTCGACGCAGAGCCCGCGCGACTACCGCATCACCGGAGTGGCCGCGCCCGAGAACGGCGCCCTGCGGCACCAGACGTCGCTCTTCTTCTCCTCCGAGGAGGCCGAACGGCTCGCCGCACACCCCGGAAAGATCACCGCCTTCGGCGTGGTACCGACCGACGGCACCACCGTCACCGAGCTGAAGAAGGCGGTGGAGCAGGCCGTCGAAGGAACGTCGGCGCAGGTCAGCGCCGAGGACGACCGGGGTCCCGTGGAGTTCCTGGACGCGGCGGGAGCGCGCGTCAAGCTCGTCAGTATGGGCGGGGCCATGGGCGGCACCTCCCTCCTCGTCGCCGTCCTCGTGGTGGTCGGCACCTTCGCCCTCTCCATCCAGCAACGCCACCGCGAACTCGCACTGCTGCGTGCCGTCGCCGCGACCCCGAAGCAGATCCGGAGGCTTCTCGGCCGTGAGGCAGTGATCGTCGGTGGGGTGGCGGGCGCCGTCGGTGCCCTCGCCGGGCTCCCGCTCGGCGGTTGGCTGCACGAGCGGTTCGTGGCGACGGGCGCCGTGCCCGCCACCCTCGAGCGCACCGTCAGCGTCTTCCCGCCCCTCGTCGCAGTCGGGGCCGCCGTGCTGGGCGCCTGGGCCGCCGCACGTATCGCCGGGAGAAGGGTCGTCCGCATCCGCCCGGCGCAGGCCCTCTCCGAGGCGCGGGTCGAGCGCCGACGGCCCGCCTGGAGCAGGATCGTCGCCGGTCTGGTGCTGCTTGTCGGTGGCGTCGTCCTGGTCGCCGTGCTGAGCGTGCTCCGCACCGAGGCGGCGTCGACCCCCGTGACGTTCCTGACGGTCGTGGTCTTCGCCGGCGCCATCGCACTCCTGGGCCCGTTCGTCGTCCGAGCGGCGGCCGCACTCCTGCGGGGCCCGCTGCGGATGACCGGTCCCGGCGGCAAGCTCGCCCACGCCAACCTACGCGGAAACGCGGCCCGCATGGCCGCCGTCGTGACACCGCTCGCCCTCCTCACCGGCATGGCCTGCACCGTCCTCTTCGTCCAGCCCACCCTCGACGACGCGGCCCGCGCCCAGGCCCGCGACGGCATCCGCGCGAACTGGGTGCTGGCCGCCCAGGGCCCCGGCGTTCCGGCGCAGGCCGCGCGGAAGCTGCGTACGACCGGCGGGGTGGAAGCCGCCACCGAGGTCGTCCGCACGACAGTGCGCGTGGGGCTCGACAAGTACCCCGCGCAGGGCGTCACTCCCGAGAACCTCGCCCGGACCTGGGATCCGGACGTCACCGCCGGATCGATCGAGGACCTCGGCGCGGAAGACGTCGCCGTCAGTGAACTGGCCGCCGACCGGCTCGGGCTGAAGCCGGGCAGCACGCTGAAGCTCACGTTGGGAGACGGCACGAAGACCGAACTCACCGTGCGCGCCATCTACGCACGCGGGCTCGGCTTCGGGGATCTGACCATGGCGCACGACCTGGTCGCCGGGCACGTGGACAACCCGCTCGCCGCCACGGTCCTCGTCAGGAGCGACCGTACACAGGAACAACTCGCGGCGGCCGTCGATGAGTTCCCGGGCCTGAGTGTGCTCACTCCGGCAGCCGCGGACAGCCTTCAGACGGAGAGCCGCCGCACCAACGCCGAGGTGAACCTGCTGGCGATGGGGCTCGTCCTCGCCTTCACCGCCATCGCCGTCGTCAACACGCTGGCGATGTCCGTCTCGGAACGCATCCGTGAGTTCGCGATGCTGCGCCTGGCCGGGGCGACGCGCCGCCAGGTGCTGCGGATGCTCCGGACCGAGGCTCTGGCCGTCCTGTTGATCGGCACCGCGCTCGGCAGCGGGGTGGCGCTCGCCGTCCTGACCGCGTTCAGCATCGGCATGACCGGGAGCGCGGCGCCGACGGTCGTCCCTCTGGTGTACGTCTCCGTGCTCGCCGTCGCCGGCCTGCTCGCCCTGACCGCGACCGCCCTGCCGGGCCGCGCCGCCCTGAGGCCGCGCCCTGTCACGGTGGCGACGGCCAAGGAGTAG
- a CDS encoding ArsR/SmtB family transcription factor, whose amino-acid sequence MAEEPGRSRAERPATRADGPHESSEAEGPRELSDLRVLRALAQPRRQQMLQHLTVHGPATSATLARALGLNTGATSYHLRELARYGFVEETRGSGHGRERWWRAVPGDRRFPPRSRQSPEMRLVMDELNRLSYAADLELFAQLQRERSRGQERPDASSTRVTTGTGIDASTGTATGISTGTRTGPSPAEWADALPYSRGTIRLTLPELREFFEEYIALLNRYKRSDADTPDGARTVLTRFLAFPAPAASSAPSSDNRKESEPS is encoded by the coding sequence ATGGCAGAGGAACCTGGCAGGTCCCGCGCGGAACGGCCCGCGACCCGGGCCGACGGCCCGCACGAATCGAGCGAGGCCGAGGGCCCGCGAGAGCTGAGTGACCTGCGCGTCCTGAGGGCGCTCGCGCAGCCTCGGCGGCAGCAGATGCTGCAGCACCTCACCGTGCACGGACCGGCCACCTCCGCGACGCTCGCCCGAGCCCTCGGGCTCAACACCGGTGCGACCAGCTACCACCTGCGCGAACTCGCCCGCTATGGCTTCGTCGAGGAGACGCGCGGCTCAGGGCACGGACGTGAGCGCTGGTGGCGCGCCGTCCCGGGCGACCGGCGATTTCCGCCGCGCAGCAGGCAGAGCCCCGAGATGCGGCTAGTCATGGACGAGCTCAACCGCCTCTCGTACGCGGCCGACCTGGAGCTCTTCGCGCAACTGCAGCGGGAGCGCAGCCGGGGACAGGAGCGGCCGGACGCCTCCAGCACCAGGGTCACCACCGGCACCGGCATCGACGCCAGCACCGGCACTGCCACCGGCATCAGCACCGGCACCCGCACCGGCCCCAGCCCCGCCGAGTGGGCCGACGCACTGCCCTACTCACGCGGCACGATCCGGCTGACCCTCCCCGAACTCCGCGAGTTCTTCGAGGAGTACATCGCGCTGCTCAACCGCTACAAGCGGTCCGATGCCGACACCCCGGACGGCGCTCGCACCGTCCTCACCCGCTTCCTGGCCTTCCCCGCGCCCGCGGCCTCCTCGGCCCCCTCCTCCGACAACCGAAAAGAGTCCGAGCCCTCATGA
- the recX gene encoding recombination regulator RecX gives MTRRTDWADHTAPESRTGAAGRGHGGGVDQDGAGRYADRGDGDGFQDEGFQESGGYQDGEGFQNGGGFQDGGGRSRGRRRRRGRFGDSDSPGGHQDSGSPSSSRAEKGEPPTDPAERARAICLRLLTGTPRTRKQLADALRKREIPDDIAEEVLSRFEEVGLINDSAFADAWVESRHHGRGLARRALARELRTKGVESTLIDEAVGQLDAEQEEATARELVARKLRSTRGLDRDKRLRRLAGMLARKGYAEGMALRVVRQALEEEGEETDDLGYEGF, from the coding sequence GTGACGCGACGAACCGACTGGGCGGACCACACCGCCCCCGAAAGCCGCACCGGTGCTGCCGGGCGGGGCCACGGGGGCGGTGTGGATCAGGACGGCGCGGGCCGGTACGCCGACCGGGGTGACGGTGACGGTTTCCAGGACGAAGGCTTCCAGGAGAGCGGGGGATACCAGGACGGCGAAGGCTTCCAAAACGGTGGAGGCTTCCAGGACGGTGGCGGCCGCAGCCGTGGGCGCCGACGCCGCCGCGGTCGATTCGGGGACTCCGACAGCCCCGGCGGCCACCAGGACAGCGGTTCCCCTTCCTCGTCGAGGGCCGAGAAGGGGGAGCCGCCCACGGATCCGGCGGAGCGGGCGCGGGCGATCTGCCTGCGCCTCCTCACCGGGACCCCCCGCACGCGCAAGCAGCTCGCCGACGCGCTGCGCAAGCGGGAGATCCCCGACGACATCGCGGAAGAGGTCCTCTCCCGTTTCGAAGAGGTCGGCCTGATCAACGACAGCGCCTTCGCGGACGCCTGGGTGGAATCCCGGCACCACGGCCGGGGTCTGGCCCGCCGTGCGCTCGCGCGGGAGCTGCGCACCAAAGGCGTGGAGTCCACGCTGATCGACGAGGCCGTGGGCCAGCTCGACGCGGAGCAGGAAGAGGCGACCGCGCGCGAGCTCGTCGCCCGCAAACTCCGCTCCACGCGGGGCCTCGACCGCGACAAGCGCCTGCGCCGCCTCGCGGGCATGCTCGCCCGCAAGGGGTACGCCGAGGGCATGGCGCTCCGCGTGGTCCGGCAGGCGCTCGAGGAAGAGGGCGAAGAGACCGACGACCTGGGGTACGAGGGGTTCTGA
- the recA gene encoding recombinase RecA, whose amino-acid sequence MAGTDREKALDAALAQIERQFGKGAVMRMGERPNEPIEVIPTGSTALDVALGVGGIPRGRVVEVYGPESSGKTTLTLHAVANAQRAGGAVAFVDAEHALDPEYAKKLGVDIDNLILSQPDNGEQALEIVDMLVRSGALDLIVIDSVAALVPRAEIEGEMGDSHVGLQARLMSQALRKITSALNQSKTTAIFINQLREKIGVMFGSPETTTGGRALKFYASVRMDIRRIETLKDGTDAVGNRTRVKVVKNKVAPPFKQAEFDILYGQGISREGGLIDMGVEHGFVRKAGAWYTYEGDQLGQGKENARNFLKDNPDLANEIEKKIKEKLGVGVKPETPTEEPSTDAAAVAPAADDAKTVPAPAAKAAKSKAAAAKS is encoded by the coding sequence ATGGCAGGAACCGACCGCGAGAAGGCGCTCGACGCCGCGCTCGCACAGATTGAACGGCAATTCGGCAAGGGCGCAGTGATGCGCATGGGCGAGCGGCCGAACGAGCCCATCGAGGTCATCCCCACCGGGTCGACCGCGCTCGACGTCGCGCTCGGCGTCGGCGGCATCCCCCGCGGCCGTGTGGTGGAGGTGTACGGACCGGAGTCCTCCGGTAAGACGACCCTCACCCTGCACGCCGTGGCCAACGCCCAGCGGGCGGGCGGCGCGGTGGCCTTCGTGGACGCGGAGCACGCCCTCGACCCCGAGTACGCGAAGAAGCTCGGCGTCGACATCGACAACCTCATCCTGTCCCAGCCGGACAACGGCGAGCAGGCTCTCGAGATCGTCGACATGCTGGTCCGCTCCGGCGCCCTCGACCTGATCGTCATCGACTCCGTGGCCGCCCTGGTGCCGCGCGCGGAGATCGAGGGCGAGATGGGCGACTCGCACGTGGGTCTGCAGGCCCGCCTGATGAGCCAGGCGCTGCGAAAGATCACCAGCGCGCTCAACCAGTCCAAGACCACCGCGATCTTCATCAACCAGCTGCGCGAGAAGATCGGCGTGATGTTCGGTTCTCCGGAGACCACGACCGGTGGCCGGGCGCTGAAGTTCTACGCGTCGGTGCGCATGGACATCCGCCGCATCGAGACCCTGAAGGACGGCACGGACGCGGTGGGCAACCGCACCCGCGTCAAGGTCGTCAAGAACAAGGTCGCGCCGCCCTTCAAGCAGGCCGAGTTCGACATCCTCTACGGCCAGGGCATCAGCCGCGAGGGCGGCCTGATCGACATGGGAGTCGAGCACGGCTTCGTCCGCAAGGCGGGCGCCTGGTACACGTACGAGGGCGACCAGCTCGGTCAGGGCAAGGAGAACGCCCGCAACTTCCTGAAGGACAACCCCGACCTCGCCAACGAGATCGAGAAGAAGATCAAGGAGAAGCTGGGCGTCGGCGTGAAGCCCGAGACTCCGACCGAGGAGCCGAGCACGGACGCGGCGGCCGTTGCCCCGGCTGCCGACGACGCCAAGACGGTGCCCGCACCGGCGGCCAAGGCCGCCAAGTCCAAGGCCGCGGCGGCCAAGAGCTAG